The following proteins are encoded in a genomic region of Balaenoptera ricei isolate mBalRic1 chromosome 14, mBalRic1.hap2, whole genome shotgun sequence:
- the YDJC gene encoding carbohydrate deacetylase isoform X3 — MLPLALRPQAPNPHGPPRQPIRGPPRGPGPPRRLVAARPRRLLPRQDGIPGGGGGRRGGLAPGAEVRGELEAQLSRFRELLGRDPTHVDGHQHVHVLPGVCQVFAEALQACGVRFTRLPMERGVGGCTWLEAPARAFACSVEQDARAAMGPFARHGLRWTDVFVGLSTCGRHMSTHHVSGALARALEGIPTGRAVTAELMAHPGYPSVPPAGGSGEGPDAFSCSWERLHELRVLTAPVLWAQLAQDGVQLCALHELDSKRPGEGTPSEATLETFLEPSPL; from the exons TGGGCCCGGCCCGCCACGGCGCCTCGTCGCTGCTCGGCCCCGAAGGCTTCTTCCTCGGCAAGATGGGATTCCGGGAGGCGGTGGCGGCCGGAGAGGTGGTCTTGCCCCAGGTGCGGAG GTTCGAGGAGAGCTGGAGGCCCAGTTGAGCCGTTTCCGGGAATTACTGGGCAGGGACCCTACTCACGTGGACGGGCACCAGCACGTGCACGTGCTCCCAG GAGTGTGCCAGGTGTTCGCCGAGGCGCTGCAGGCCTGCGGGGTGCGCTTCACTAGGCTGCCGATGGAGCGCGGGGTGGGCGGCTGCACGTGGCTCGAGGCCCCAGCGCGCGCCTTCGCCTGCTCCGTGGAGCAAGACGCCCGCGCCGCCATGGGCCCCTTTGCCCGCCACGGCCTACG GTGGACCGATGTCTTCGTGGGCCTGAGCACCTGTGGCCGGCACATGTCCACTCACCACGTGTCAGGGGCACTGGCTAGGGCCCTGGAGGGTATACCCACTGGACGCGCAGTGACAGCCGAGCTGATGGCACACCCCGGCTATCCGAGTGTGCCTCCGGCTGGGGGCAGCGGTGAGGGTCCTGATGCCTTTTCCTGCTCCTGGGAGCGCCTACACGAGCTGCGTGTCCTCACGGCACCGGTGCTGTGGGCTCAGCTTGCCCAGGACGGCGTGCAGCTCTGCGCCCTCCACGAGCTAGACTCCAAGAGGCCCGGAGAGGGGACTCCCAGCGAAGCCACTCTGGAAACCTTTCTGGAGCCCTCCCCACTGTGA